A genomic segment from Lignipirellula cremea encodes:
- the cbiE gene encoding precorrin-6y C5,15-methyltransferase (decarboxylating) subunit CbiE, protein MAEPNKVHIIGIGDDGLAGLTAANRRLLEQADLVIGSEPALASISDLGKERMEIRGDLEQLTQTLQERSDQQLVILASGDPMFYGTARYLCDRLGKDRFEVAPHVSSMQLAFARVKESWDEAYLTDLSSQALSQVVEKVRTAERVGLFTSSTASPADVAKALLERRIDYFTVYVCENLGSPDERVTHAELSEIAQQQFSPLNVMILTRKPGAPDRPPEMRGRRLFGNPDEMFLQSQPKRGLLTPSEVRVIALAELDIGPSSTVWDIGAGSGSVAVEAAQVAAAGRVYAIEMDVEDYQLIAENAERFGVKNLTPVLGKAPEAWKDLPAPNAIFVGGTGRTIDQIVEDAFQALLPGGRLVANVGSIDNVAAVRAVLRKLECEVNVLMINIARGVEQLERMRFESLNPTFLLTASKPE, encoded by the coding sequence TTGGCTGAGCCGAATAAAGTTCACATTATTGGTATCGGCGACGACGGTTTAGCCGGCCTGACCGCGGCCAATCGTCGTCTGCTGGAGCAAGCCGACCTGGTCATTGGCAGCGAACCCGCGCTGGCCAGCATCAGCGATCTGGGGAAGGAGCGGATGGAAATCCGCGGCGACCTGGAGCAACTCACTCAGACCCTGCAGGAACGCAGCGACCAGCAACTGGTGATCCTGGCCTCAGGCGATCCCATGTTCTACGGCACCGCCCGTTACCTGTGCGACCGCCTGGGCAAGGACCGCTTTGAAGTGGCGCCCCATGTGAGCAGCATGCAGTTGGCGTTTGCCCGGGTGAAGGAAAGCTGGGACGAAGCTTACCTGACCGATCTGTCGTCGCAGGCTCTGTCACAGGTGGTGGAAAAGGTCCGCACGGCGGAACGCGTCGGCCTGTTCACCAGCAGCACCGCCTCTCCTGCCGATGTCGCCAAAGCACTGCTCGAACGGCGGATCGACTACTTCACTGTGTATGTCTGCGAGAATCTGGGCTCTCCCGACGAACGGGTCACGCATGCGGAACTGAGCGAAATCGCGCAGCAGCAGTTCTCGCCGCTGAACGTGATGATCCTGACGCGGAAGCCAGGCGCCCCGGATCGCCCGCCGGAAATGCGAGGGCGAAGGCTGTTCGGCAATCCCGACGAAATGTTCCTGCAGTCGCAACCGAAACGCGGCCTGCTGACCCCATCGGAAGTGCGCGTCATCGCCCTGGCGGAACTTGACATTGGCCCCAGCAGCACCGTCTGGGACATTGGAGCCGGCAGCGGATCGGTCGCGGTCGAAGCGGCCCAGGTGGCCGCCGCGGGACGCGTGTATGCGATTGAGATGGATGTCGAGGATTACCAATTGATCGCGGAAAACGCGGAACGGTTCGGCGTCAAGAATCTGACTCCTGTCCTGGGCAAGGCGCCGGAGGCCTGGAAAGATCTGCCGGCCCCCAACGCGATCTTTGTGGGCGGCACCGGTCGCACGATCGACCAGATCGTCGAGGACGCCTTCCAGGCCCTGCTTCCCGGCGGCAGGCTGGTCGCCAATGTGGGCAGCATCGACAATGTGGCGGCCGTTCGCGCGGTCCTGCGCAAGCTGGAATGCGAAGTCAATGTGCTGATGATCAACATCGCCCGCGGCGTCGAACAGCTGGAACGGATGCGCTTCGAATCGCTGAATCCGACCTTCCTGCTGACCGCCTCCAAGCCCGAGTAA
- a CDS encoding MoaD/ThiS family protein has protein sequence MQIQVVVTGRSYHLAEGLPDMLSLPDGADLDAALAALAKDLPEGESFPASCLVAVSGEHVGTIGRHPARNLRDGDELVLFAPVAGG, from the coding sequence ATGCAGATTCAAGTTGTCGTGACCGGACGCAGTTACCACCTGGCCGAAGGCCTGCCCGATATGCTCTCCTTGCCCGATGGCGCCGACCTCGACGCCGCGCTGGCGGCCCTGGCGAAAGACCTGCCCGAAGGAGAATCGTTTCCCGCGAGTTGCCTGGTCGCCGTTTCCGGCGAGCATGTCGGCACCATCGGCCGCCACCCGGCCCGTAATTTGCGAGATGGCGATGAACTGGTGCTCTTTGCCCCCGTCGCTGGCGGTTAA
- a CDS encoding 3-keto-disaccharide hydrolase yields MVRLPLALLTPLILVAAALPAIAQENNQPPEGFQAIFNGKDLSGWHGMGHFDPRKLTAMDEEARAAKHAADLADAKEHWSVQDGDLVNDGHGAYLTTDASYGDIELWIDYKTVAKADSGIYLRATPQVQIWDTTEAGGKWKLGADKGSGSLWNNAPGSAGKDALELADKPFGEWNRFHVIQVGSVTTVWLNGKLVVDHAHMHNFWDRSSPLFASGPIQLQTHGGEIRWKNIFLREIPAEEANEMLAEYKDKGFKSIFNGKDLEGWEGAADNYEVVDGAIRCKKGKGGVLFTTATYGDFVARLEFQLPEGGNNGLAIRYPGTGNPAYSGMCELQVIDSEHPRYAKLDPRQYHASAYGMAAAKRGYLRPVGEWNFQEVTVQGSTIKVELNGYVILDTDLSKVTEFMANSPHPGKDLTEGHFGFAGHNDPVSFRNLSIKKLPASK; encoded by the coding sequence ATGGTCCGACTTCCACTCGCCTTGCTGACCCCGTTGATCCTTGTCGCCGCCGCCCTCCCGGCAATCGCCCAGGAAAACAACCAGCCGCCCGAAGGCTTTCAAGCGATCTTCAATGGCAAAGATCTGTCGGGCTGGCACGGCATGGGGCATTTTGATCCCCGCAAGCTGACCGCCATGGACGAGGAAGCTCGCGCCGCCAAGCACGCCGCGGATCTGGCGGATGCGAAAGAGCACTGGTCCGTGCAGGACGGCGACCTGGTCAACGACGGCCATGGAGCCTATCTCACCACCGACGCCAGTTACGGCGATATCGAACTGTGGATCGACTACAAAACGGTCGCCAAAGCCGACAGCGGCATTTACCTGCGAGCGACTCCGCAGGTACAGATCTGGGACACCACCGAGGCCGGCGGAAAGTGGAAACTGGGCGCCGATAAAGGCTCCGGAAGCTTATGGAACAACGCCCCGGGATCGGCCGGCAAAGACGCCCTGGAACTGGCCGACAAACCGTTTGGCGAATGGAACCGCTTCCATGTGATCCAGGTCGGCTCCGTGACCACGGTCTGGCTCAATGGGAAACTGGTCGTCGACCACGCCCATATGCACAACTTCTGGGATCGCTCCAGCCCGCTGTTCGCCTCGGGCCCGATCCAGCTGCAGACGCATGGCGGCGAGATTCGCTGGAAGAACATCTTCCTGCGCGAAATCCCCGCCGAAGAAGCGAACGAAATGCTCGCCGAGTACAAGGACAAAGGCTTCAAGTCGATCTTCAACGGGAAAGACCTCGAAGGCTGGGAAGGCGCTGCCGACAACTACGAAGTCGTCGACGGAGCCATTCGCTGCAAAAAGGGGAAAGGCGGCGTGCTCTTCACCACCGCGACCTACGGCGACTTTGTCGCCCGGTTGGAATTCCAACTGCCCGAAGGCGGCAACAACGGGCTGGCCATTCGTTACCCGGGAACCGGCAATCCGGCATACTCGGGCATGTGCGAACTGCAGGTGATCGACTCGGAGCATCCCCGGTATGCAAAGCTGGATCCGCGTCAGTATCACGCTTCCGCCTATGGTATGGCGGCCGCCAAACGCGGCTACCTGCGTCCCGTTGGCGAATGGAACTTCCAGGAAGTCACCGTTCAGGGCTCGACGATTAAAGTCGAACTGAACGGCTATGTGATTCTCGACACCGACCTCAGCAAGGTGACGGAATTCATGGCCAATTCGCCGCACCCTGGCAAAGATCTGACCGAAGGTCATTTTGGTTTCGCCGGTCACAACGATCCGGTTTCTTTCCGCAATCTGTCCATCAAAAAGCTGCCGGCGTCGAAGTAG
- a CDS encoding cyclase family protein, which produces MRFYRTGWYRTVLLVGCCCLPLGCSNGKPAPPQNRSTGEVDADAPDKEPADKKPAELARGEVLSTNDPLAAVWQGAQLIDLTHAFNASTIYWPTAAGFRMTKDSDGITEKGYYYAANSFQAAEHGGTHLDAPIHFRQAGTTADKIPLERLLGEAVVVDLSAECAGDPDYQITVDDLHNWEVQHDQHLVDVIVLLRTGYAKHWPDREKYLGTRQLGPDAVALLHFPGLHPDAAKWLGEHRAVKAVGIDTASIDFGQSTHFQSHITLFQHDIPVFENVDLSDSLPTDGFSVVALPMKIEGGSGGPLRIVAILPPTSDAE; this is translated from the coding sequence ATGCGCTTCTATCGCACAGGCTGGTATCGCACTGTTCTGCTGGTCGGCTGCTGCTGCCTGCCACTGGGCTGCAGTAACGGCAAGCCAGCTCCGCCGCAGAACAGGTCGACGGGGGAAGTGGACGCCGACGCGCCCGACAAGGAGCCGGCCGACAAGAAGCCGGCCGAACTAGCCCGGGGTGAAGTTCTGTCCACCAACGATCCGCTGGCGGCTGTCTGGCAGGGAGCCCAGCTGATCGACCTGACGCATGCCTTTAATGCGTCGACCATTTACTGGCCGACGGCTGCCGGCTTTCGCATGACGAAAGACTCCGACGGCATTACAGAAAAAGGCTACTACTACGCCGCCAACAGTTTCCAGGCGGCCGAGCACGGAGGCACCCATCTCGACGCACCCATCCACTTCCGCCAGGCAGGCACAACGGCCGACAAGATCCCGCTGGAACGCCTGCTGGGCGAAGCGGTCGTGGTTGACCTGTCGGCTGAATGTGCGGGCGACCCCGACTACCAGATCACCGTCGACGACCTGCACAACTGGGAAGTGCAGCACGACCAGCATCTGGTCGATGTCATTGTGCTGCTGCGGACGGGCTACGCGAAACACTGGCCAGACAGGGAAAAATACCTGGGCACCCGCCAGCTGGGACCGGACGCCGTCGCCCTGCTGCATTTTCCCGGCCTGCACCCGGACGCCGCTAAATGGCTGGGCGAACACCGGGCCGTCAAGGCAGTCGGTATCGACACCGCCAGCATAGATTTCGGGCAGTCGACCCATTTCCAAAGCCACATCACGCTGTTCCAGCACGACATCCCTGTGTTTGAAAACGTCGACCTGAGCGACTCGCTGCCGACTGACGGCTTTAGCGTTGTCGCCTTGCCGATGAAAATCGAAGGCGGCTCCGGCGGTCCCCTGCGCATCGTCGCTATCCTGCCGCCAACTTCCGACGCAGAGTAG